TCTTTCCTTTTCGGGGTTCCATTTGGCGGGGTGTACCTTTGTTCCCGTGGGTATCTTCACCACGGGCTTGCCGTTGTACTCCACGAAGCACGTTATCGGCGTGGGTTTGGTGGCCCCCGTTTCCCGTAGACGGAAACTGATGCCACATTCGATTTTTACCGTCCTGCTCATAATCCTCTGATTTTAAACCGTTAAACAATAATGCAAGATAACAAATATAGGGCGGACACGCAAGGTGTCGGGGGTTCTTTTCGGGGTTCTTTTTGTCGAATTTGGGTGAATTTCAGCGAACCCTATAAAATGAAAACCGCCTTTAAACGTATTTAAAAGCGGTTTTTGAATCTTCTTGGCTCTCTTTGGAGCCTCTCGGTAGCCCGTAGGGGAATCGAACCCCTGTTTCCAGAATGAAAATCTGGCGTCCTAACCCCTAGACGAACGGGCCTCTTTGCTTCGAAATAAAATTATTTCGTTTCGGGACTGCAAAAATAGCGCTTAGTTTCAATATTCAAAAAAAAATGTAAATATTTTATATTACATACTGATTATGAGCAAGAAAAAATTCACCTACCATATAATAGTGCCATATCGGATATCCAACGGAACGTAGCTTTGTCCAATTGTTTCTTCTTCAATCGCCATTTCCAGTTAGACCCAGTAGTGGCAGGTTTATTCGTCCGAGTCTCTCCGCTTAGCCCCAGCACGTCCTGCATGGGTAAAATAGCGATATCCGCTACAGATGCATATGCCAGACGAGCCATAACTTCGTGTACATTCTTTTCAGTTACTTGTTGTCCGCTATAGGACGTCAATTGTTTCCTGGTACGTTGATCAATGTCCTCTTGGTACCAACCAACAACAGTATTATTATCATGTGTGCCGGTGTATCCCACAAACTTAGGGCTATAATTATGTGGAGCATGTGGTGAATGGGGAAGATTTTTTCCAAAAGCAAACTGCAACACCTTCATGCCCGGCATATGCAGATCGTCCCGTAAAGTATATACACCGTCTGAAATATCCCCTAAATCTTCAGCAACGAAAGGCAATGCACCAAGCGCGTTCTCAAGCACTTGAAAGAAAGCTATACCTGGGCCTTTCTTCCATCTTCCGGCTTCTGCAGTTTTTGCATTGCCGGGCACTTCCCAATAATCGTAAAATGCACGAAAGTGATCAAGCCGCACCAAGTCATACAACTCCATATTTTTCTTCACCCTTTCGATCCACCACTGGTATCCCGTTGCTTTCATCTTATTCCAGTTAAAAACAGGCATTCCCCATAATTGTCCTTCCGCATTAAAATAATCAGGAGGCACACCCGCAACCCCGCGCATTTTGCCGTTTTTATCTAAGAGGAAAAGTTCCCTGTGGCTCCAAACATCAGCCGAATCATAGTTGACGTAGAATGGTATATCGCCAAAAAACTGAATACCTAAACGATTGCCATAACGTTTCAACTGCTGCCATTGTTGAAAGAATATATATTGCTGCCATTGCACATTACGAATAGCTTCCCTTTCGTTCGCTTTAAATTTTTCGATAGCAGCAGGATGCCGTTCCTTAAAGCGTTCTGGCCATTTATACCAAGGCTGCTGCTTATGCTTAGCTTTAAGCACCGCATAAATAGCAAAGTCTTCAAGCCAAGTCTCTTCCTGTTTACAAAAATTATCAAAATCCATTACCCGATGATCTTGTTCGGGCAATAACGAAAACTGGTGATAGGCCTTTTTTAAAAGACTATGTTTTGCCTTTTCAGCCATTGCATAGTTAACCTCATCTGTAGCCTCAACTACCATTTGAAGGAGATCTTCTTTTTTTAAGTATCCGTTAGCTACGAGCTTTTCCATACTGATATAAAGTGGACTTCCAGCCATTGCGGAGATCGCACTATAGGGTGAATAAAATTCATTTTTGCCACTCGGATTCAAGGGCAATAGCTGCCAGTAACGTTGTTTTGCATCTGCTAAATATTGAATAAACTTCTGCGCGTAATTACCAAAGTCGCCCAAACCGAATGGCCCCGGTAAAGAGAAAACGGGCAGTAGCACACCAACGCTGCGTTCACTTGGCTCTTCGTTAGCCTCTAGAACCGCTAAAGGAAAAGTATCGAAAATATCCTTCAATAGCACTTTTTTGTTTGCAGTCCCCTCTTTACCATCGAGTACATTTCTATAAGTAACCGGCGCTCCCTCCGGCCAACTTATTGCAGTATCCTTCCAATGAAAGGTTTCTATTGCGGTAAGATCGCCGTTCCATATATGCGCTATATGCAGAGGAATCACCGTAATACTCCAATGCTGTTTATAACGGCGCGCGAAAGCTAAAACATGATCACGATATCGTCCGCTGACTTTAAGCGGAAGATAGAAGCCGTCAGCAAACAAAAAAGGTCGTTCCCGACGGTATCGAAGCAACAATTGCAGTAGATATAGCTTAATGCGCCCACTTTCCCGGTCTTTCCATAACGTATCTAATGAAACACCTCTACGATAACTTTCTAAAAAGTGTATTCTTTTTTCATAATCAACAGACCTTCTATTATCAGGATCGACCAAGCTCAAATCCCACAATTCTGTTCCCTGATAGATATCAGGCACGCCAACAGCCGTTAACTTTAACACCAATTGCGCCAAGCTATTTATCATACCACAATCTTGTATTTCTTGGATAAATGGCAGAAGTAAAGTCCAAGATGATCCTTCCATTAAAGAAACCGCAAAGGTGTGAGCTGCATGCTCGTAAGTCTCATTTGGATCTGTCCACCCACTATGTACTTTCGCTTCCCGCAAGGCTTTCTGCAGGTACGTTTTCAACCGCTCTTCTTTAAATGTGGGTAATTCCGCTTTTTCCACAGGATATGTACCTATCAATGTCTGTACGACAAAATAGGCATCATTCCAATCGATATCTAGTATAGGATGTTCTTTTTTGATCTGCTCAAACACTTCCAGCCATTGACGATAAAGCGAAGCAATAACTTGAAGCCTTGCCCTAACGTCCTCTCCCCTTTTAGTATCATGCGTGGAAGTACCGTTCATGGCAAATGGCCACTTAAGTAATCTTTTTTGCATCCATTGATGATAAGCATCAACAGGCATAGAAAAGAACGTAGGATGATCTCCCACCTCATTGTGCGCAATAAATCGGTTATAGGTATACATCAACGTATCTTCTACCCCTTTGGCCATAAGCGGGCCACTGAACTGCATAAGCCGTTGATAAAACAATGCTACCTTCCTTTTATAGGATGTACTTTTACGGGATTGATTACCGATAAATAGTTCAGCTAAAAACTGAAAAGCATCTTGAAGAAGGGGATGCTCATTCGTCAAGCGGATAAAGAGAGACCTAAGCAATTCCTGCTCGGTTGCATCTAATGGCAGTGCATTGCCATAAAAACGATATACCGGGAAAGCTGTCCAAAATTGAGCAATAGCTAATCGGACATGCTCCTGATAGGTTTTTCCTATTTTGCTAGGTAAAAGTTTCAGTCGTTTCAAATACCGAAAAATATTATCCAGCTCTCCTTGCATATGCTCCTTCAAAATCAGCATTTTCTTTTCCGGAACCTGTTCCGTAGCTTGCTTTTCGTCCGCAATAAGGCTCGTATAATAATTGGTGATTTTTTTTTCTGCACCCGCTTCCGTAAACAGTTTATTGGTACACCCAAGGTAATCGTATCCTGAAGTTCCCGCTATCGGCCAATATTTCGGTAACACTTCATCATGTGCCAGAATCTTTTCAACCACGATATACACTTCTTCTCCCACAAATGACCTTAACTGATTCACGTACGCGGTGGGGTCCGACAATCCATCTATATGATCAATACGAAGCCCCTGTATTAAACCTTCGTCAAGCAACGTTTTAGGTAAACGATGCACGGCTTCAAAAACTTCGGGAAGGTGCACGTTTAAACATATTAAGCTATTAACCGTAAAGAAACGACGGTAATTTATGCGCTTATCCGTTTCTTGCCAAAAGCAGGGCTCGTAATATTGAGCGGCTACTATCTTTTTTAATTGAACGGGAGTGTTTGCCTCCTTTAAACGTTGCTTTAACCACTTTTTAAAATTTGCTTTTTTCAAAGCTTCAATGAAGGCCTCTTCAAACGCAAGCAAATGTTCCTGAAACACGCTCCCCTCGTCATTTTCGTTCAAGTGTGCTAAAACCGACTGGATTTGCGTTATGCCGGCGGGCATTTTTGCCGCTCCTTCCGTCAATACCAATTGATAGGTATGAAAATTTACGGGATAATAGTTATCGTAATAACTTAAAACCAACGCGTTACCCTCTAAGGCAAGTTGTAGCTCTCCCTTTGCAATGGCTTCTTCCAACGGCACGCCCAAAAAAGGTACCATCAAAGGGCCTTCAAAATAATCACTGCCCATAGCCGTATCGAAATAGGAGGCATAAGCCGACTGTTTGCCCTTTTCGAGTACATCCATCAGCCAGATATTCTTCATATGGAATGCCATGTGGTTTGGCACAATATCTTGCACCCACCCAATGTTGTGCTGCTTAAGTAATTGAACCAAGGCTTTAAATTCCGGCATACTACCGATTTCAGGATTGATTTCTTGCGGATTTATCACATCGTATCCATGCATGCTTCCCGGCGTAGCTTTAAATATAGGCGAAGCATATACTGCGTCCACACCCAAAGCAGCTAAATAGGGTACAATTTTTTCGGCATCTTGAAAGGTAAATTGTTTATGAAATTGTAGACGATAAGTAGATAAAGGATAAAATGTTGCCATAATTAAAGCTTTTTTGAGCGGTACACACTGATAGATGACGAGGGCACAGTAAGTGTTGACGTTGAAAGTTCATTGGGCATATTGCACTTACCTCCCCACTCTTCATCCGAAGAACCAATAAGTTTTTTCCACGGTTCCTGCCCCTGTTCGAGCGTAATAACATGCGATTTGGTATCAAAATTCAATATAGCAGCGATCCGGTGCGAACGATCTTCTCTCAATAGGACCAATACTTTTTCCTTTTCCAAACCGCTCACTTGAAATCGCTTTCGATCAGGTTTTCTCAATATTTGATTCGTCTTTCTAAATGCTATAAAGACCTTATAGTAGTTGTGAAGTAGTCGATGTCTTTTTTTTGCTAAGAGCGACCATTGTAATTTCGATCGTTCGAAGGTATTTAAAAGATTGGGATCTGGTGCTTCGGCGCTACCATGAAAATCCTTAAATTCCTTACGCCGCCCCTCCCGTACAGCACGTGCAAGCTTTTTTTCGGTATGACTTACAAAATATAGAAAGGGATTGGTTTCTCCATATTCTTCTCCCATAAAAAGCATGGGCATGTAAGGAGACACCAATATTGCACCCAATAACAGCTTCTGCAGTTCAAAGCTGTACAACTTGGCACTACGTTCTCCCAACATGCGATTGCCCACCTGATCATGGTTCTGTGAAAAAACCACAAATTGTTCTCCCTTATTTGCCGTCACGCGATCACCAAAATATTTATGGCGATGCCCACTATACTGACCATCAAAGACGTAGGCGTCTCGATAGGACTTCGCCAGGTCTGTTACTCCCTTAAAATCAGTGTAGTAACCTTTAGCAGGTTCTCCTACGCTCACACGTAAAGCGTGATGAAACTCATCAACCCACTGCGCATGCATACCATACCCTCCCTTTTCGGTACTTCGAATATATTTGGGATCATTCAGGTCACATTCTGCAATCAAATAATAAGGGCGTTTGGTATATTTACTTAGCTGATCTAAGATTAAACGCATTTGCCGCAAAATAGGTTTAGAGCTAAAATCTTTCATCGCATGAACCGCATCTAAGCGTAGGGCGTCTACGTGAAAGTCTCTGAACCACATCAACATATTCTCGATGATGAATTGCCTCATTCCATCACAATAAGCGTCGTCAAGATTAACTGCTGCTCCCCAAGGTGTTTGATATTTCTCTGTAAAGTAAGGCCCGTATGCACCAAGGTAATTACCTTCTGGTCCCAAGTGATTGAAAACGACGTCTAAAATTACTGCTAATCCTTTCTGATGACAGGCATCCACCAGTTGCTGAAAATGGTGGGCTCCTCCATAGCTATGCTGTACAGCAAAAGGAAACACGCCATCATAGCCCCAGTTTCGATCACCGGGAAATTGCGCAATTGGCATGATTTCAATAGCCGTTATACCCAACTCAATTAAGTAATCTAAACGATCTATTACAGCAACAAACGTTCCTTCAGGAGTAAAAGCGCCGACATGTAGTTCATAAATGATATAACCTCTCAGTGGGTGATTTGTCCATTTTTGATCCCTCCACTGATAGCTGCTGAGATCCGTCACCATCGAATAGCCATGTACCCCTTCCGGCTGGGACAAGGAAGCAGGATCCGGATATTCCTGCTCATCGTCTATTTTAAATTTGTATTTATCACCACCATGTAGCCCCCTTATGTTTGCTTTCCAAAAACCAAAGGAGTCTTTTTTCAAGGGTATCGATTTTCTTTTATCCGCGAAAACGATGCTTATCTTTTTTTTAAGTGGCGCCCAACAAGACACCTCTGTGTGCTTTGAACCTAGATTTACGCCCAATGTACGTTGCTTTATATTTACTTCTTCCATCTGTACACCATTAGCTTTTCTTCTACTTGCCATTTTTTCGTTCACAGCGAAGGACCATAATCGAACGGCCTTCGATGCTGATAGTCTCTTGCGGATTATAAACTGTACTATCTTCGACCACAAAGGAATGCGTATCTACCACCTTAACCCACTCTCTACCATATTTGCTCTTTGGCAGTTTGTAATCCAAGGTATCGTGATGAGCGTTAAAAATGATATAAAAATGATCATCATAAGTTTTCTCTCCCTTTTCATTGACCTGACGTATGCCGTCACCATTTAAGTATACACCCAACGACTTAGCAAAATCATGATCCCAGTTTTCATCAGGCATCTCGATCCCCTCTGGTAAAAACCAAGCAATATCTTCTACACCTAAACCTTTTATAGACTGACCAACAAACCATTTCCTCCGGGAGAAAGTAGGGTGATTTTTTCGAAGATGTATCATTGCCTTTGTAAAGTTTAACATATCCTGGTCCGTATTTTTCCAATCAAACCAAGAAATTTCGTTATCTTGGCAGTAAGCATTGTTATTTCCCTGTTGGGTTCTACTGATCTCATCTCCGCCTAACAGCATGGGAACGCCCTGAGAAAGCAATAGCGTTGCCATTAGATTACGCTTTTGCCGAGACCTCAATTGATTGATCTCATCATTATCGGTAGGGCCTTCTTGCCCACAATTCCAGGAGCGATTATGATTTTCCCCATCATTATTGTCCTCGTTATTTGCTTCATTGTGTTTTTCATTATATGAAACCAGATCATTCATGGTAAAACCATCGTGAGCAGTAATAAAATTAACACTCGCAGTAGGTCTGCGATAATCGTCCATATACAGATCAGAACTTCCGGTAAAACGCTGTGCAAACTCTCCCAGCATGCTATTGTCACCCCGCCAATAGTCGCGTATACAATCGCGGTATTTGCCGTTCCATTCTACCCAACCAGCGGGAAAATTTCCTACTTGATATCCTCCCTCTCCTACGTCCCAGGGCTCGGCGATTAGTTTTACCTGAGAGATGACCGGATCTTGGTGAATGATATCAAAAAAAGCGCTCAATTTATTTACATCGTGAAATTCTCTAGCCAAAGCGGCAGCCAAATCAAACCGGAATCCATCTACATGCATATCCGTTATCCAATAACGTAAACTATCCATAATAAGCTGTAGCACGCTGGGTAAATTCGCGTTTAAGGTATTTCCAGTGCCCGTATAATCCATATAAAACCGTGGATTATCCTCTGTTAAACGGTAATAGGAAGCGTTATCGATACCTTTGAAGCTTAAGGTTGGTCCTAAGTGGTTACCCTCCCCCGTGTGGTTATATACGACATCCAGGATAATCTCAATTCCCGCTTTGTGCAAAGCTTTAACCATATTTTTAAATTCGGTAACCTGTTCCCCATTTACTCCAGAGGAGCTGTAACGAACATCTGGTGCAAAAAAACCAATTGTATTGTATCCCCAATAGTTACTTAATCCATTTTCAACTAAATGTCTATCGTTTACAAATTGATGTATTGGCAGCAGCTCGATAGCGGTAATACCGAGACTTTTTAGGTAATCAATGGCTACCGGATGTCCGATAGCGGCATAAGTACCTCTAATTTCTTCCGGTATGTCCGGATGTTGATTCGTAAATCCTTTTACATGCGTCTCATATATAATGGTTTTATGATAAGGAATTCCCAACAACTGATCGCCCTCCCAATCAAACTGTGGGTCAATTACTACTGATTTCGGTATGAAAGATGAATTATCACTTTCATTAAAACTCAAATCTTCATTCTCATCACCCACTTCATAACCAAAATTAGCATCATGCCAGTCAATTACTCCTGCAATAGCTTTTGCATAAGGGTCTATAAGCAATTTATTTGCGTTGAAGCGATGGCCTTCTTCGGGCTTATACTGACCATGCACCCGGTAACCATATTTTTGTCCTGGCTTAACATCCGGCAAGTAAGTATGCCAAACTTCGTGCGTACGTTCTTCCATCACAATACGTTCTTCTTGAGCATCTGGCCGATCGGAATCAAACAAACACAGTTCTACTCCTGTAGCGTTTTTAGCAAACAAGGTAAAATTTACGCCTTTGCCATCCCAGGTAGTGCCCTGAGGATAGGGTTTACCAGGATATATTTTTCTTTTCATTTAGTAAATATTTTTTCGTCAATATTCAATTAATAGTGCTCAAGAACCAACTAGGCAGCTTTTAACCAGTGTTAG
This Olivibacter sp. SDN3 DNA region includes the following protein-coding sequences:
- the treY gene encoding malto-oligosyltrehalose synthase, translated to MATFYPLSTYRLQFHKQFTFQDAEKIVPYLAALGVDAVYASPIFKATPGSMHGYDVINPQEINPEIGSMPEFKALVQLLKQHNIGWVQDIVPNHMAFHMKNIWLMDVLEKGKQSAYASYFDTAMGSDYFEGPLMVPFLGVPLEEAIAKGELQLALEGNALVLSYYDNYYPVNFHTYQLVLTEGAAKMPAGITQIQSVLAHLNENDEGSVFQEHLLAFEEAFIEALKKANFKKWLKQRLKEANTPVQLKKIVAAQYYEPCFWQETDKRINYRRFFTVNSLICLNVHLPEVFEAVHRLPKTLLDEGLIQGLRIDHIDGLSDPTAYVNQLRSFVGEEVYIVVEKILAHDEVLPKYWPIAGTSGYDYLGCTNKLFTEAGAEKKITNYYTSLIADEKQATEQVPEKKMLILKEHMQGELDNIFRYLKRLKLLPSKIGKTYQEHVRLAIAQFWTAFPVYRFYGNALPLDATEQELLRSLFIRLTNEHPLLQDAFQFLAELFIGNQSRKSTSYKRKVALFYQRLMQFSGPLMAKGVEDTLMYTYNRFIAHNEVGDHPTFFSMPVDAYHQWMQKRLLKWPFAMNGTSTHDTKRGEDVRARLQVIASLYRQWLEVFEQIKKEHPILDIDWNDAYFVVQTLIGTYPVEKAELPTFKEERLKTYLQKALREAKVHSGWTDPNETYEHAAHTFAVSLMEGSSWTLLLPFIQEIQDCGMINSLAQLVLKLTAVGVPDIYQGTELWDLSLVDPDNRRSVDYEKRIHFLESYRRGVSLDTLWKDRESGRIKLYLLQLLLRYRRERPFLFADGFYLPLKVSGRYRDHVLAFARRYKQHWSITVIPLHIAHIWNGDLTAIETFHWKDTAISWPEGAPVTYRNVLDGKEGTANKKVLLKDIFDTFPLAVLEANEEPSERSVGVLLPVFSLPGPFGLGDFGNYAQKFIQYLADAKQRYWQLLPLNPSGKNEFYSPYSAISAMAGSPLYISMEKLVANGYLKKEDLLQMVVEATDEVNYAMAEKAKHSLLKKAYHQFSLLPEQDHRVMDFDNFCKQEETWLEDFAIYAVLKAKHKQQPWYKWPERFKERHPAAIEKFKANEREAIRNVQWQQYIFFQQWQQLKRYGNRLGIQFFGDIPFYVNYDSADVWSHRELFLLDKNGKMRGVAGVPPDYFNAEGQLWGMPVFNWNKMKATGYQWWIERVKKNMELYDLVRLDHFRAFYDYWEVPGNAKTAEAGRWKKGPGIAFFQVLENALGALPFVAEDLGDISDGVYTLRDDLHMPGMKVLQFAFGKNLPHSPHAPHNYSPKFVGYTGTHDNNTVVGWYQEDIDQRTRKQLTSYSGQQVTEKNVHEVMARLAYASVADIAILPMQDVLGLSGETRTNKPATTGSNWKWRLKKKQLDKATFRWISDMALLYGR
- the glgX gene encoding glycogen debranching protein GlgX, with translation MKRKIYPGKPYPQGTTWDGKGVNFTLFAKNATGVELCLFDSDRPDAQEERIVMEERTHEVWHTYLPDVKPGQKYGYRVHGQYKPEEGHRFNANKLLIDPYAKAIAGVIDWHDANFGYEVGDENEDLSFNESDNSSFIPKSVVIDPQFDWEGDQLLGIPYHKTIIYETHVKGFTNQHPDIPEEIRGTYAAIGHPVAIDYLKSLGITAIELLPIHQFVNDRHLVENGLSNYWGYNTIGFFAPDVRYSSSGVNGEQVTEFKNMVKALHKAGIEIILDVVYNHTGEGNHLGPTLSFKGIDNASYYRLTEDNPRFYMDYTGTGNTLNANLPSVLQLIMDSLRYWITDMHVDGFRFDLAAALAREFHDVNKLSAFFDIIHQDPVISQVKLIAEPWDVGEGGYQVGNFPAGWVEWNGKYRDCIRDYWRGDNSMLGEFAQRFTGSSDLYMDDYRRPTASVNFITAHDGFTMNDLVSYNEKHNEANNEDNNDGENHNRSWNCGQEGPTDNDEINQLRSRQKRNLMATLLLSQGVPMLLGGDEISRTQQGNNNAYCQDNEISWFDWKNTDQDMLNFTKAMIHLRKNHPTFSRRKWFVGQSIKGLGVEDIAWFLPEGIEMPDENWDHDFAKSLGVYLNGDGIRQVNEKGEKTYDDHFYIIFNAHHDTLDYKLPKSKYGREWVKVVDTHSFVVEDSTVYNPQETISIEGRSIMVLRCERKNGK
- the treZ gene encoding malto-oligosyltrehalose trehalohydrolase, translating into MASRRKANGVQMEEVNIKQRTLGVNLGSKHTEVSCWAPLKKKISIVFADKRKSIPLKKDSFGFWKANIRGLHGGDKYKFKIDDEQEYPDPASLSQPEGVHGYSMVTDLSSYQWRDQKWTNHPLRGYIIYELHVGAFTPEGTFVAVIDRLDYLIELGITAIEIMPIAQFPGDRNWGYDGVFPFAVQHSYGGAHHFQQLVDACHQKGLAVILDVVFNHLGPEGNYLGAYGPYFTEKYQTPWGAAVNLDDAYCDGMRQFIIENMLMWFRDFHVDALRLDAVHAMKDFSSKPILRQMRLILDQLSKYTKRPYYLIAECDLNDPKYIRSTEKGGYGMHAQWVDEFHHALRVSVGEPAKGYYTDFKGVTDLAKSYRDAYVFDGQYSGHRHKYFGDRVTANKGEQFVVFSQNHDQVGNRMLGERSAKLYSFELQKLLLGAILVSPYMPMLFMGEEYGETNPFLYFVSHTEKKLARAVREGRRKEFKDFHGSAEAPDPNLLNTFERSKLQWSLLAKKRHRLLHNYYKVFIAFRKTNQILRKPDRKRFQVSGLEKEKVLVLLREDRSHRIAAILNFDTKSHVITLEQGQEPWKKLIGSSDEEWGGKCNMPNELSTSTLTVPSSSISVYRSKKL